The following coding sequences lie in one Calypte anna isolate BGI_N300 chromosome 7, bCalAnn1_v1.p, whole genome shotgun sequence genomic window:
- the LOC103537918 gene encoding 10 kDa heat shock protein, mitochondrial isoform X2 yields the protein MAGKAFRKFLPLFDRVLVERSAAETVTKGGIMIPEKAQGKVQEATVVAVGSGARGKNGEIQPVSVKVGEKVLLPEYGGTKIVIEDKDYYLFRDGDILGKYVD from the exons ATG GCAGGAAAAGCGTTTAGGAAATTTCTGCCCCTCTTTGATCGTGTTCTGGTTGAACGAAGTGCAGCTGAGACAGTAACCAAAGGAGGCATCATGATTCCTGAAAAAGCTCAAGGGAAAGTGCAGGAAGCAACAGTAGTAGCAGTTGGATCTGGAGCCAGgggaaag aATGGCGAGATTCAGCCCGTCAGCGTCAAAGTTGGTGAGAAGGTTTTGCTACCAGAGTACGGCGGTACCAAGATTGTTATAGAGGATAAG gaCTACTACTTGTTTAGAGATGGTGACATTCTTGGGAAATACGTGGACTAA